One segment of Burkholderia multivorans ATCC BAA-247 DNA contains the following:
- a CDS encoding rhodanese-like domain-containing protein: MSTLEQLYAKADERRAQGSLNYAGALLPAEAFELLQLDPSARLVDVRTRAELDWIGRPLVGDGQYLHVEWSRYPGGVPNTEFLDELRAAVSPDTPVLFLCRSAARSKLAAVAAAQAGFRKAFDLLEGFEGAKDAEGHRKTVDGWCFRKLPWIGA; the protein is encoded by the coding sequence ATGAGTACGCTCGAACAGCTTTACGCGAAGGCCGACGAACGCCGCGCGCAAGGCTCGCTCAACTACGCCGGCGCACTGCTGCCGGCCGAGGCCTTCGAACTGCTGCAGCTCGATCCGTCCGCGCGCCTCGTCGACGTGCGCACGCGTGCGGAGCTCGACTGGATCGGCCGACCGCTCGTCGGCGACGGCCAGTATCTGCACGTCGAATGGTCGCGCTACCCGGGCGGCGTGCCGAACACCGAATTCCTCGACGAACTGCGCGCCGCCGTGTCGCCCGACACGCCGGTGCTGTTCCTGTGCCGCAGCGCGGCGCGCTCGAAGCTGGCCGCGGTCGCCGCCGCGCAGGCCGGCTTCCGCAAGGCCTTCGATCTGCTCGAAGGCTTCGAAGGCGCGAAGGACGCCGAAGGCCATCGCAAGACGGTCGACGGCTGGTGCTTCCGCAAGCTGCCCTGGATCGGCGCCTGA
- a CDS encoding competence/damage-inducible protein A, with protein MSIGIIIIGDEILSGRRQDKHLAKVIELLGARGLALDWAEYVGDDPARITATLKRAIASGDIVFSTGGIGATPDDHTRQCAAAALGVPLELHPEAQALIAERIRETHADPDRPVDFDSPENRHRFNMGVFPVGATIIPNGYNRIPGFSVGDLHFVPGFPVMAWPMIEWVLDTKYAHLHHATPHEERSLYVFELPESTLTPLMEKIERDFPGVRVFSLPSVGDAERGGIYARRHIDLGVKGEPEAVAAAFVKLREGVHLLGGDIVEPAAAPRA; from the coding sequence ATGAGCATCGGCATCATCATCATCGGCGACGAAATCCTCTCCGGCCGCCGGCAGGACAAGCATCTGGCGAAGGTCATCGAGCTGCTCGGCGCGCGCGGCCTTGCGCTCGACTGGGCCGAATACGTCGGCGACGATCCGGCGCGCATCACCGCGACGCTCAAGCGCGCGATCGCCTCGGGCGACATCGTGTTCTCGACGGGCGGCATCGGCGCGACGCCGGACGACCATACGCGCCAGTGCGCGGCGGCGGCGCTCGGGGTGCCGCTCGAACTGCATCCGGAGGCGCAGGCGCTGATCGCGGAGCGGATCCGCGAGACGCATGCCGATCCCGACCGTCCGGTGGATTTCGACTCGCCGGAGAACCGCCACCGCTTCAACATGGGCGTGTTCCCGGTCGGCGCGACGATCATCCCGAACGGCTACAACCGGATTCCGGGCTTTTCGGTCGGCGATCTGCATTTCGTGCCGGGCTTTCCGGTAATGGCGTGGCCGATGATCGAATGGGTGCTCGACACGAAGTACGCGCACCTGCATCACGCGACGCCGCACGAGGAGCGCTCGCTGTACGTGTTCGAGCTGCCGGAATCGACGCTGACGCCGCTGATGGAGAAGATCGAGCGCGACTTTCCCGGCGTGCGCGTGTTCAGCCTGCCGAGCGTCGGCGACGCGGAGCGCGGCGGCATCTATGCGCGCCGCCATATCGACCTCGGCGTCAAGGGCGAGCCCGAAGCGGTCGCGGCCGCGTTCGTGAAATTGCGCGAAGGCGTGCATCTGCTCGGCGGCGACATCGTCGAGCCGGCCGCCGCGCCGCGCGCGTAA
- a CDS encoding EI24 domain-containing protein, whose product MNDLLRSFVRALASALHPRMLWLTLMPFVVSALLWGVVLWFSWQTLVDAARGALDGFVLTAALYRAFDAIGMSQLHAVVAPFVVVSLAIPLIVLTVLLLIASISMPVVVKHLSNRQFAALEAKRGGTFVGSVFNSLGAAIVGVVLLIVTIPLWLIPPFFALLPPVIWGWLTYRVMTYDALALHASRDERRALVRRHRWPLIGIGIATGLLGTVPTFVWVSSVWMMVLFPFVAAAMIWVYAFILVFSALWFGHYCLRALEDLRAASRATTIDMGHA is encoded by the coding sequence ATGAACGACTTGCTGCGCTCCTTCGTCCGCGCACTGGCGAGCGCGTTGCACCCGCGCATGCTGTGGCTCACCCTGATGCCGTTCGTCGTATCGGCGCTGCTATGGGGCGTCGTGCTCTGGTTCTCGTGGCAGACGCTCGTCGACGCCGCGCGCGGCGCGCTCGACGGCTTCGTGCTGACCGCCGCGCTGTACCGCGCATTCGACGCGATCGGGATGTCGCAGCTGCATGCGGTCGTTGCGCCGTTCGTCGTCGTGTCGCTCGCGATTCCGCTGATCGTGCTGACCGTGCTGCTGCTGATCGCGTCGATCTCGATGCCGGTCGTCGTCAAGCATCTGTCGAACCGGCAGTTCGCCGCGCTGGAGGCGAAGCGCGGCGGCACCTTCGTCGGCAGCGTGTTCAATTCGCTGGGCGCGGCGATCGTCGGCGTCGTGCTGCTGATCGTCACGATCCCGCTGTGGCTGATCCCGCCGTTCTTCGCGCTGCTGCCACCGGTGATCTGGGGCTGGCTCACGTACCGCGTGATGACCTACGACGCGCTCGCGCTGCATGCAAGCCGCGACGAGCGCCGCGCGCTCGTGCGGCGCCATCGCTGGCCGCTGATCGGCATCGGCATCGCGACCGGGCTGCTCGGCACCGTTCCGACCTTCGTGTGGGTATCGTCGGTCTGGATGATGGTGCTGTTTCCGTTCGTCGCGGCGGCGATGATCTGGGTTTACGCTTTCATTCTCGTCTTCTCCGCGCTGTGGTTCGGGCACTACTGCCTGCGCGCGCTCGAAGACCTGCGCGCGGCATCGCGCGCGACCACCATCGACATGGGGCACGCATGA
- a CDS encoding sterol desaturase family protein, with product MLHLIDAFVSDIQTWLYVDVVQPLLFKFNLMDYDEDTYDALYWVIIGALQMVLMFVLLRPLEALRPVERWKDRKAVRVDVIYTAIAKLGIYSLFFFFALQPLFDRFQAWLRLHGIANFNLDYLWPGVTSQPIVAFAIYLVVLDFAGYWYHRWQHKFGVWWELHAVHHSQRQMSLWCDDRNHLLDDVIQSCFFAAIALVIGVTPSQFVVLTAVTNFLQSIQHTNARLSYGRLGERLLVSPTFHRRHHAVGYGHEGTKYGCNFGVLFPWWDMMFGTASWNRTVEPTGIREQVEGISYGDGFWAQHGLAFARIFRRLFPAKRGAASSA from the coding sequence CGTTCGTCTCGGACATCCAGACCTGGCTGTACGTCGACGTCGTGCAGCCGCTCCTCTTCAAGTTCAACCTGATGGACTATGACGAGGACACCTACGACGCGCTGTACTGGGTGATCATCGGCGCGCTGCAGATGGTGCTGATGTTCGTGCTGCTGCGCCCGCTCGAGGCGCTGCGGCCGGTCGAGCGGTGGAAGGACCGCAAGGCGGTGCGCGTCGACGTGATCTATACGGCGATCGCGAAGCTCGGCATCTATTCGCTGTTTTTCTTCTTCGCGCTGCAGCCGCTGTTCGACCGCTTCCAGGCCTGGCTGCGACTGCACGGCATCGCGAACTTCAATCTCGACTATCTGTGGCCGGGCGTCACATCGCAGCCGATCGTCGCGTTCGCGATCTACCTCGTCGTGCTCGACTTCGCCGGCTACTGGTATCACCGCTGGCAGCACAAGTTCGGCGTCTGGTGGGAGCTGCACGCGGTGCACCACAGCCAGCGGCAGATGTCGCTGTGGTGCGACGATCGCAACCACCTGCTCGACGACGTGATCCAGTCGTGCTTCTTCGCGGCGATCGCGCTCGTGATCGGCGTGACGCCGTCGCAGTTCGTCGTGCTCACGGCTGTCACGAACTTCCTGCAGAGCATTCAGCACACGAATGCGCGCCTGTCGTACGGCCGGCTCGGCGAGCGGCTGCTCGTCAGCCCGACCTTCCATCGCCGTCATCACGCGGTCGGCTACGGGCACGAAGGCACGAAGTACGGCTGCAACTTCGGCGTGCTGTTTCCGTGGTGGGACATGATGTTCGGCACGGCGTCGTGGAATCGCACGGTCGAGCCGACCGGCATCCGCGAACAGGTCGAAGGCATTTCGTACGGCGACGGCTTCTGGGCGCAGCACGGCCTCGCGTTCGCGCGGATCTTCCGTCGCCTGTTCCCCGCCAAGCGCGGCGCCGCGTCGTCGGCCTGA